One uncultured Caproiciproducens sp. DNA segment encodes these proteins:
- a CDS encoding ABC transporter ATP-binding protein codes for MKLSTLKRLLRYAKPYAGYLTGALVSALIQISLTLYGPILIGRAIDHIIGPKNVSHGSMRSILITLAGTIVISAVFQWVMAYCTNKVTYNTVRDLRMQSYQKINSLPLKYIDGHAHGDMISRIVNDVDQVADGLLQGLTQLFTGVVTILGTLIFMLTISPVITAVVVLVTPLSLFVAGFIARISHRQFVEQQATQGELSGYVEEMISGQKIVKTFLHESFSEQQFDEINHRLYNCGVKAQFYSALSNPSTRFVNGVVYTAVAAIGSLCAITGRPGPLTIGQISSFLAYANQYTKPFNEVTGVITQIQTAFASADRLFKILDEEEEKPDAPGALTLTASEGNLNVEHVYFSYRPEVKLIQDMNLKARKGERIAIVGPTGCGKTTIINLLMRFYDVDSGTIQIDGMDVNQVTRGSLRKMFGMVLQETWLFTGTVCDNISYGSKNVTEEQIVAAAKAAHAHSFIMRLPNGYDTLISEDGGNISQGQRQLLCIARVMLFDPPILILDEATSSIDTRTEVRIQKAFTEMMKGRTSFIVAHRLSTIKQADLILVMNKGSVIEQGTHEQLLQKQGFYANLYNSQFAVAD; via the coding sequence ATGAAGCTATCCACATTAAAGCGTCTGCTTCGTTATGCTAAGCCGTATGCCGGATATCTGACCGGCGCGCTGGTCAGCGCGCTCATTCAGATTTCACTTACCCTGTACGGGCCTATTTTAATCGGGCGGGCAATCGACCATATTATCGGCCCTAAAAATGTCAGTCATGGCAGTATGAGATCCATCCTCATCACACTCGCGGGAACGATCGTAATCAGCGCTGTGTTCCAGTGGGTCATGGCATACTGTACAAACAAAGTCACCTACAATACAGTGCGTGATTTGCGTATGCAGTCTTATCAAAAGATTAACAGTCTGCCGTTAAAATACATTGACGGTCATGCACACGGGGATATGATCAGCCGTATTGTAAATGACGTCGATCAGGTTGCCGACGGATTGCTGCAGGGGCTTACACAGCTTTTTACAGGGGTGGTAACAATTTTAGGAACGCTCATTTTTATGCTTACCATCAGTCCGGTCATTACGGCGGTGGTAGTACTGGTGACCCCTCTCTCCCTATTTGTAGCCGGATTTATCGCCCGGATTTCACACAGACAGTTTGTTGAGCAGCAGGCCACGCAGGGAGAACTCAGCGGTTATGTGGAAGAAATGATCAGCGGACAGAAAATTGTAAAGACATTTCTTCATGAGAGTTTTTCGGAACAGCAGTTTGATGAGATCAATCATCGTCTTTACAACTGTGGGGTGAAGGCTCAGTTTTATTCAGCGTTGTCCAATCCAAGCACCCGTTTTGTCAACGGCGTTGTCTACACCGCGGTTGCGGCGATCGGGTCGCTTTGCGCGATTACCGGCCGTCCGGGCCCGCTGACAATCGGTCAGATTTCCTCTTTTCTGGCTTATGCAAATCAGTACACCAAACCATTTAACGAGGTTACGGGCGTTATCACCCAGATTCAAACCGCTTTTGCTTCCGCCGACCGGCTTTTCAAAATTCTTGATGAAGAGGAAGAAAAACCGGACGCTCCCGGCGCGCTTACCTTAACTGCCAGTGAGGGGAATCTTAATGTGGAGCATGTGTATTTCTCCTACCGTCCAGAGGTTAAGCTGATACAGGATATGAACCTGAAAGCAAGAAAGGGCGAACGGATTGCAATTGTCGGCCCGACCGGCTGCGGAAAAACCACGATCATCAATCTACTGATGCGTTTCTATGACGTGGACAGCGGTACGATTCAGATTGATGGAATGGATGTAAATCAAGTGACCCGAGGCAGTCTGCGGAAAATGTTTGGCATGGTTCTTCAGGAAACATGGCTCTTTACGGGAACAGTCTGCGACAATATTTCATACGGAAGTAAAAATGTGACGGAGGAACAAATCGTTGCTGCCGCAAAGGCGGCGCATGCCCATTCGTTTATCATGCGTTTGCCGAACGGGTATGATACGCTCATATCGGAGGACGGCGGAAATATATCGCAGGGACAACGGCAATTACTCTGTATTGCGCGTGTGATGCTGTTTGACCCCCCGATTCTCATTTTGGATGAAGCGACAAGCTCCATCGATACCAGAACGGAAGTCCGTATTCAAAAGGCGTTTACTGAAATGATGAAAGGAAGGACCAGCTTCATCGTTGCGCACCGTCTTTCCACCATTAAGCAAGCGGATCTGATTTTGGTGATGAATAAGGGCAGCGTCATTGAACAGGGGACGCATGAGCAGCTTCTTCAAAAACAGGGATTTTACGCAAATCTTTACAACAGCCAGTTTGCAGTTGCGGATTAG
- a CDS encoding ABC transporter ATP-binding protein — MLKLIKYLKKYRKQVIIGPIFKLIEAIFELIVPIITAKMIDNGVRTGNLPYVWRMGGIMLMLGVTGLCSALICQKLASVASQGFGTVVRSELYKHINTFSHSEIDHFGTPSLITRMTNDINQLQYAVAMLIRLVIRAPFLALGAIVMAMIIDFQLSIVFLIATPLIALVLYIIMTRSIPFFRVMQKKLDAISLITREGLSGARVIRAFSKQKSEEERFNAAADDQTSTAIHVGKLSALLNPLTYTIMNFAIIAIVWFGGWRVDSGGMTQGEVIAFVNYMTQTLLALIVVANLVVTFTKASASASRVNEVFETTSTILETSQSPVIPIINAPKIQFQNVSFSYDGPDKYAVKNLKLEIMAGETVGIIGGTGSGKSTLVSLIPRFYDVSAGKILIDGVDVRDYSFSQLRGQIGMVPQEAVLFSGTIESNLRFGSQNATGEELDKALKIAQAYEFVSAMPQGIESPVNQGGKNFSGGQKQRLTIARALVGSPQILILDDSASALDFATDAALRKSIKSETSGITVLMVSQRASTIRRADKIIVLDDGEIAGIGTHEQLLESCEIYREICLSQLSRDEVNKK; from the coding sequence ATGCTGAAACTCATAAAATACTTAAAAAAATATCGAAAACAAGTAATCATAGGGCCAATTTTTAAATTGATTGAGGCAATTTTTGAGCTGATTGTGCCGATTATCACGGCAAAAATGATTGATAACGGTGTGAGAACCGGCAATCTTCCTTATGTTTGGCGCATGGGCGGTATTATGCTTATGCTGGGTGTGACCGGACTTTGCTCCGCACTGATCTGTCAAAAGCTTGCTTCGGTCGCGTCACAGGGCTTTGGAACCGTCGTGCGAAGTGAACTGTACAAACATATCAATACTTTTTCCCATTCTGAAATTGATCATTTCGGCACGCCGTCGCTCATTACGCGCATGACGAATGATATCAATCAGCTTCAGTATGCGGTAGCCATGCTGATCCGCCTTGTCATTCGCGCACCGTTTCTCGCGTTGGGTGCAATTGTAATGGCTATGATCATTGACTTTCAGCTTTCTATTGTGTTTTTAATAGCCACTCCTCTGATTGCGCTTGTTCTTTATATCATTATGACCCGTTCTATCCCGTTTTTTCGCGTGATGCAGAAGAAGCTTGATGCCATTTCCCTGATCACCCGCGAAGGGCTGAGCGGCGCAAGAGTGATCCGTGCGTTCTCAAAACAGAAGAGTGAAGAGGAACGTTTTAACGCGGCGGCCGATGACCAAACCAGTACCGCTATTCATGTGGGGAAGCTTTCAGCGCTGCTGAATCCGCTTACTTATACCATTATGAACTTTGCGATTATTGCGATCGTCTGGTTCGGCGGCTGGCGGGTCGATTCCGGCGGGATGACGCAGGGGGAAGTGATTGCGTTTGTAAACTACATGACGCAGACCCTGCTTGCGTTGATTGTTGTCGCTAATCTGGTGGTAACCTTTACAAAAGCGTCCGCTTCCGCGTCAAGGGTGAACGAGGTCTTCGAGACCACGTCCACAATATTGGAAACCAGTCAATCGCCGGTTATTCCCATCATAAATGCACCGAAAATTCAATTCCAAAATGTGAGCTTTTCTTACGACGGACCCGATAAGTATGCCGTTAAAAATTTGAAGCTCGAAATTATGGCGGGGGAAACCGTTGGCATCATCGGCGGAACCGGTTCGGGAAAGTCCACGTTGGTCAGCCTGATTCCCCGTTTCTATGATGTGTCGGCAGGCAAAATTCTGATTGACGGCGTGGATGTCCGTGATTACTCTTTTTCTCAGCTGCGCGGCCAAATTGGCATGGTGCCGCAGGAGGCAGTTTTGTTTTCGGGCACAATCGAAAGCAATCTGCGTTTCGGGTCCCAAAACGCGACAGGTGAAGAGCTTGACAAAGCGCTGAAAATAGCGCAGGCATATGAGTTTGTGTCCGCAATGCCGCAGGGAATTGAAAGTCCTGTGAATCAGGGGGGCAAAAATTTTTCAGGCGGTCAAAAACAGCGGCTCACGATTGCCCGTGCTCTGGTCGGAAGCCCGCAGATTCTGATTCTCGATGACAGCGCAAGCGCGTTGGATTTTGCTACGGATGCCGCTTTAAGAAAATCCATAAAAAGCGAAACATCCGGGATCACCGTTCTGATGGTTTCTCAGCGCGCAAGCACAATCCGACGCGCGGATAAAATTATCGTGCTGGATGACGGAGAGATCGCCGGCATCGGTACGCATGAACAGCTGTTGGAAAGCTGTGAGATTTACCGGGAGATCTGCCTGTCGCAGCTCAGCAGGGACGAGGTGAACAAAAAATGA
- a CDS encoding LysR family transcriptional regulator has protein sequence MDLKRLEYFMAISEEGSISAAAKKLHISQPPLSHQLQLLESELGVKLVERGARHVMLTDAGVILYKRAGNILEMADAAARELGEYGEKMKGTLRMGATSSSGPPLLGSRMIEFTKMYPEVNFELHEGNTFQMIELLTGGVIEIAVIRTPFHAENTAWYSLEKEPMIAVGNQRYFDSPDCGHILLEDLRNKPLIIYRRYEKLILSACKAAGFQPSIFCLNDDSRTALMWANAGLGIAVTPYSMVSFYRSPECLCKIIDNHNLETQITAIWRSDRPLSAVAKSFLTVFKK, from the coding sequence ATGGATTTAAAAAGACTTGAATATTTTATGGCTATTTCCGAAGAGGGCAGTATCAGCGCAGCCGCAAAAAAACTGCATATCTCGCAGCCGCCGCTGAGCCACCAGCTTCAGCTTCTGGAATCGGAACTCGGCGTTAAACTGGTCGAACGCGGCGCGCGGCACGTCATGCTGACGGACGCCGGAGTTATTCTTTACAAGCGCGCCGGCAATATTCTGGAAATGGCCGACGCCGCCGCGCGTGAGCTGGGCGAATACGGAGAAAAAATGAAGGGTACGCTGCGTATGGGTGCAACCTCTTCTTCTGGCCCTCCTCTGCTTGGCAGCCGGATGATCGAATTTACCAAAATGTATCCCGAGGTTAATTTTGAGCTTCACGAGGGCAACACGTTTCAGATGATTGAACTTCTGACGGGCGGCGTAATCGAAATCGCAGTAATCCGGACCCCGTTTCACGCAGAAAACACGGCATGGTACAGCCTTGAAAAAGAACCGATGATCGCGGTTGGAAATCAAAGATATTTCGACAGCCCGGACTGTGGTCATATTCTTTTAGAAGATCTTCGAAACAAGCCTCTCATCATTTACCGACGCTATGAAAAGCTGATTTTGTCGGCCTGCAAAGCCGCCGGTTTTCAGCCGAGTATCTTTTGTCTCAATGATGATTCTCGTACTGCGCTGATGTGGGCAAACGCGGGCCTTGGTATTGCCGTGACACCATATTCCATGGTGTCGTTTTACCGCAGTCCCGAATGCCTGTGCAAAATCATCGATAATCACAATCTTGAAACACAAATTACGGCAATTTGGAGAAGCGACCGTCCTCTTTCAGCCGTAGCGAAAAGTTTTTTAACTGTCTTTAAAAAATAG